CTCTCTACtctgaggaaaacaaccccagctactcctgatcaatcttttgtttcttaccctgtcccattaccaccttccttgctttgcatcatcatcccttttgtcatttaatcacttgtgccctctaccctagcacagaccttcccttttgttctttcctcccctccactcccccctccctttccctggctctgtacttgctaaaaaaactttaactcttttaacatcttccagttttgacgcaaggtcttcgacctgaaacgttaactttttttctccacagatgctgcctgatttgctgagcttctccagcattctctgtttttattccagtttctctagtctctccacgtaactgaagtctttcatccctggtaccattctagtaaatctcttctgcatcttctctaaggccttgacaccttcctaaagtgcattgcccaaaattggacacaatacttgagctggggcctaaccagtgttttctaaaggtttagcataacttccttgcttttgtactccatgcctctatttataaagcctttttaacagccttctcaatttgacctgccaccttcaaacactcgtatacatacacctccaggtctttctgttcctgtatcccctttaaaagtgtaccatttagtttacattgcctctccttgttctctctgccaaaatgaatcacttcacacttctgtgttaaatttcatatgccatgtgtctgcccatttcaccagtctgtctatgtcctcctgaagtccgttactatcctcctcactttttactacatttctgagttttgcgtcatctgcaaactttgaaattatatccaagtccaggtcatttatatgtatcaaaaagagcagtgatcctaataccaaccccttggggacaccactgcacacttcccttcagtctgaaaaacaaccgttcaccactactctctgtgagAAGCCACGGTGGAAGCAAATGGGTGGGATGTATTGGGAGGGGAACAGATGATGAAAGGATGTTTAATGTGTAGAGAGGCAGCTGACCCTGTTCCCTGTGACTTTCCACTGTTAAGGAAAATGAGAGTCCAAATTCGCAGTGTGTGCTGACGGATCTTTCATAACGTTGCTATGGTTCATTCGGGGGGTGCGCTATTTATAATTATGGGAAGGTGCTACTGTTGACACAccagggccactgatttatgaTGGCTAAGTCAAATTTTGTTACTACATTGCATCCTTGGATTTTTGCTGGTGTTTTGGGAGTGAATTCATTGACCTTGGGCTGTTATTTGTGAAAGCCATAAATGTGGACCTTTATTATTAAACGGTTCTTTATTTATCTTATTACAAATTTTTTGTATGTTCTTACTTTCTGTGTCCACAAACTTCACTTCCGGTTGTTACAGGTTTTGGTTGCACTTTTATGCTATCATTTAGCAGTGAtatgtaaacatttagaatgTAAACAATTGTCTGTAATTCTTGATGAACCATTCAAATTACTTAAAATACTTCATCAAAATGCCTACCTTTTTTCTTCAGTAACTGAAATAATAATGTCCAAAATGTTCTTTTAACCAAAATAAAATCAATATATTTTCACAGTAAAATGATTACATTTACCCATTGAATTGTGCTTTGTGTCTTTTAATTCCTTCTTTAAAGTTTAACCTTCAAGACTTTAGCCTGTCTCAAAAGCCCATGCTTGGACTGGAAATTTTTACCTCAGAGATGTTGCACAAAGCTTTCAACCACATCTGTGaactctgagcatgtgcagttggCAAAATTTCCCAGCACGCAGTTGGTGCATCAACAGGAGTTGAAGAGTAGAACTGTGGGTCCCCTTATCCTGTGagagtttctttgctttttccaaaagGCTATTAAGTGAACTGGAGATTGACTTCTCAAAGATTCATTTCAGGTAGGTCttatttaaaatattaacaaCTTTTCTATTGTGAAGTGCTCAGTCAGACACGCCTGTGATTAGCAGTAGCTATAGtttttgtgtttttctttctAGGTGCCACCAAAGATTGTTTAGTGCATAGATTtctctctcctcaattgaagagtCAGTAAAATCTGGTAAAAATCTTTCTCTTGTGAACCATTTTTGTGTTAAGGaattttcttttatttaaaaacCTCATAAACAAAAGGCTTTGAGTTTTTTGAAGTAATTTTTAAGAGAATTAATATTTATTAAAAACTGTAGAAGCCACCCAAACTCactaatagcgcaatattttctTTTAAGACAGAGCATAAAGGCAGGAACCAGCTGCCGATGGGAAAAGCggtagggggagggggtgctTGATGACACAAAGGGGACTATAAAccagttgggaaagtaagctgataGGAAAAGCTGTGGTGTGGGTTGTTGTCCGATGGCCTGTTTAAAAAGGTCAATTGCAGTTCAGGCCCATTCTCCTGGCCCTCCTCCCTCACAAGGTTGCGACACGATACTCCCAAATACTGCTAGATCCTAGCAACCCTGAATTCTGCAACATTGTACTACCAAAGCTTACAAATCTATTCCTCAGTCCAGCTGGACCCCTCTCCATgctactagatgcagggaggatgttcccgatggctggggagtccagaaccagggtcaGAGTCTGAGGATACGAGgtacgccatttagaaccgagatgaggagaaacttcttcactcagagggtggtgaacctgtggaattctctaccacagaaggcagtggaggccaaatcattagatgtattcaagaaggagttggatatatttcttaatgctaaagggatcaagggatatgggggaaaaagcgggaacagggtactgagttagacgatcagccatgatcattttgaatggcggagcgggcccgaagggccgaatggcctactcttgctcctgttttctatgtttctcacaTACCCTTTAGACTTGATCCTGTGCTCCCGATCCCAAGATGGCCCCAATACTCCCAGACCCTAGGACCTTCCTTCTCGGTAATCCCAGGACCTGTCCCAATGATCCCAGTACCCAGTTATATAGTGTTTCCAGCACTGAGATCCCTTCCCATGGCTCCCAgacaccccacccccaatcctgtAGATAAATGACTCCATAAGGAAgggttgttaaatttaaaatcttgatTTTAATTACAGATGGCCCTAAAACAACAAAATGAACTTCTAGTAGTAATAGAATCTCAATTTTGTATATAATCCATTTATTATCTTTTTATTCTCCTTAGTTACTTTTCAGATTCTGCTGCACCACTCACAGATCTGCCAAGTGTCCTTTATTGGGAGTGACAGTTACtcattttgaaataaaaagtAACCTATTTTGACGTACATCACTCTGAAAAATAAATGCAGATTCATATATTTAAATAGTTTGCAATCTATCTGTGAACTCACTTTTAATGTTTCTATGGCATTTACAGCTTTGCATTCAGGCAGGCAAACAACCTGTTTCAAGTGCGAATTTGTTATGCTAATCAACATGTTAAGAGTGCTTAGCCATACTCATTGAGTGAAAACCATCTCTAATCTTTCTCATCTATAATATGTTTTAACTGGCATTGGTCAGCATGGGCAAAAGTATCTATCATTTTGATTGATGAATCTGCTTTATTAGACTCCAAACATAAAAATGTGATGTTAATTGGTTCACTGGGTATTGTTCCTATACATATCTGTCCATTAACATGTCAATTAACTTAATGATTAGTATAGGCAACATTGTTAGATAAATGTGCACTTGAtccaagcataaaattacagaggattaaactcctttctcattgcacagaaTTCGACTGGACCAATTTTTCTCACTGTATTAGGTTTAGACTTCTTGATTAtttttgttgtgtgtgtgtgctcatTAGAGAATAGGCTGTCAGTGCTGGGGACTTTCCACTCTGCCAAATGTCAGTAATGGGCACTAGTGCTGGATCAgaaatctctgtgtatctgaatgtgTGCCAGCCTAACTCCGGCATGTTGTCCAAGTGGCCGTTATTTATGCATGAGGCTTGACTACGAGTGTTGgcaggattgtgggggggggcatCAAAACTAAACTCAATCTTGCCCACGCTCTTCCTCTTAGGGTTGTTGGATAAAGATCAAGCGTGGAAACCCAGGCTGATGCTTTTTCCAAACCACTCACTACCACAGGGGTGTCAAGGACAATTGTAGCACCTCACTGGCACGTGGTTGAGATTGGCTAACATAATGGACCCTGGGGATAAAAGTGTGTATGCATGATCTGTATAGTTCAGTTGTGCCATCAGGGAGTCACCTCAGATCAGATATATCAGAAATAGAGTAAATATGCCCCTACACACTAAACTTTAATCACAACCTCAATAAAACATCACCTAGCAcgtcaatctgttttttttgtacAGCAACCATCCTGTCAGACTTTCTAGGTAAAATAGGCAATTAAAACTGACCACAATTTGTTATTGCGCTGTCTACCCACATCCACTAGGAACAAGGTTGAGATTGTCCAATCTCCTTTTAATATAGCACTCTTGTAACTAGCTAACAAAACTGGATTCAAACCTGTGTCCACACTATTAAGGAACTGTACTGAACCTGCAACATAATGAAGTCTCTTTcccctcccattgtatagaattctaaTGGACCAAACTCATTCCTATTTACTCTACTTGTATAGGATTGCTGATCTAGGATTAGATCAATAGTTAAGTACAAAATCAGCGAACGTGTTCCTTCttgtttttgtttgtattgtttGCTGAATGAGTGAGTTGTGGCAGAACTGTTTGGAAATTGTCTCTTTATATGCTTTTTGTGGAAGCCCTGATGCAGCCTTTAATGTTTACTGGTAAATTTATTCTGTGGTTATTGAGATTCTGTTGTATTTGAATGTGGTTAGGCAGAAAATTACATTAATTGTTTGAAATGTATTTGGAAGATTTTGCAATTTCTGTGAattgaaagaaaaatattaaatgacTGACTTCTCTTCCCCCTCAATGAAACAGAATATCAAAAAACAACTTCTTATGCAGTAAGAATTCAAACTTGGGAATCAACACAAGATAACTGATAACCCTGGGGTAGCCAGCCATTCATGGTTCTGATAACATTGTAAACCACTAGAGTGAAGCTGTTTTAGTTTTGAGATTGGATTATTTGATCTCATTGTTAGCTCTTTGTGCTTTTGTAATAAAGACATCTTAAGTTTCTGGATTTTGATTATTCTCACTGGAAAACAGTGGATGCATTATATTCACGTTGTCATGACACAGGTAAAAGTGTTATAAAGGTGATAGTCACAAAGGAGCTGGTATAATATGCCCTATGGTTACCATAGTACTTAAGTATTGGTTTTGCAGCATCAAAAGACCAGGAAGCAAACTATACCATCTAGATTGACTTATCTTAAGAAACTGTAGTCCTTAGTAAAACCCTCTTTTAATAGCAGATCATTGCAAaaactttttttggggggggggaggggcatcaAACTTGATCATTGTGATGTCATTTCACTAAAAGGAGTTTTCACTTGCACTGTTTTCCCACACAAGCGTTAGTGTGCTTGATGTGTTTTCTGGGGGGTTTCCTTTTAACTTTCCCACCAAAACCTTTTTATCCTTTCAGTTAAAAATTCCATTTGAACTAAAATTGAGAATGGGTTGAACACCTGAGCTTAAGGTAGCCACTTGCAACTCATAAAGAGCTATTTGGCACCAGACTTGACTCTTCAAAAACTTGTTTAATTCCCAAGAATCTAGATGTCCTCCAGGGATAAAGAAGAGCAAGAGGATGAGCTGTTGGCTCTTGCTAGTATTTATGAGGAGGATGAGTTTAAACGTGCGGAATCTGCTCAGGGTGGAGAAATAAGCATTTGTTTGGAGTTACCACCAAGcttcaaaatatttgttcacGGTAAGTCAAACTAGTATGTTATTGTTTTAAATGCCTGTTTCTGTAATTGTAGGGCTTGAAGCACAAAATGGACTGGCAAAATTATAAACAAAAGTCATTGTCaaaataacaattttttttcttgattCAGGTGATGAACAGCAGAATAAGAAGGATCTGATTGAATACATAGTTTCTTTCCTGCCTCCTCTTGTGTTGAACTTTGAACTTCCGCCAGATTATCCATCATGTTCATCTCCTAAATATACCCTGAGCTGCAAGTGGCTTTCCCGAGTTCAGGTTTGCGGCTCATTCTTGTTTTTAATACACTAGAATATTTAAGAAAAGGACAAGAGTTTTTGGAAGGAATCAGTTAAAACAGCAACTCGGAAGACAGCACAAAAAGTGTATTCCTGCACTTGTGTGGGGTAATAAAGGTggaaataaaattatattttcaCTTACATGTCACTTTGCCATTTTATTTGGTTACAAAGAACCTTGATTTTCTCGGACTGCTAAAATGTGtttgcattatttttaaaaattaaataccaGCGATGAGTGTTACAAAAAATGTTATGGCAAGTAGTGTCATTTAAATATCATCACTTGTTTTCATTTGTGGAGAGATTCATCAAGTGTTGGCTGCCCACCATATATCCCCTTTACTAAAGCTCAACTGTATTCCTTTGTTATTTGGAGTGTGAGGAAAAGTCACCAGTGCTTTTAAGTATAAAATTCTTCTTTTTCCATTCTCCATGTATAACTAACTAATTTATAAGTAATCAGACTGTGATTTAGCTATTCATTATTACACTAAGCACATTCACATTAACTTGTTAAGCATGCTAGAAAATGCTTCTTGGGAAGAATCTTTTGacagtcaattttttttttcaagtttAAAAATTCCCCAAACAATCTTTTATGTCTGAGACAAAAATGCTGGAGTTTCCTTTCTGAATTTATTACCAAAATTATGCTGCTCATGTTTTTTTGGTATGAGCCATTCCACTGTATGAGAGTATAAAATGATCAGATGATGTAATCTGTCTGGTTTAAAATTGATCAATGACATAACTGAAACATTCCATTTATACGTGGGTTAGGGAGGGTTGTAACATAAAAAGGCTTCCTGCAAATAGATCTCTCATTTAATAAGTTTAATAGAAGAGctataacttttaaaagtttctaTCAGTTACATTAACACTAAATGTACTTTCATTCTTTTTGTCCCGAGACACTGCTTTTATTTTTGAATGGGAGAAGAAAGTTCCCCACCCCTGATGTCTTAGTTCATTAATGCAATAAGTCACTAAAGCCATACAAACTAAgatggtcccaggttcaattcccaatATCTGCTGAATTAGTGATCTTGGCAAGGGTGCTGGTGGGTTGCTACAATTGGCATCACcaaccctgggttagagagagaaaaatcagcctcagtctctgctcctgatCTCTCTTCAATAATCCCTGCTGGACATCAGTAAGGACAGAATGGGGCTCAGCTATGTCCTTCTTGATGCCTTTGCTTTCCATTCTCCACACGTGGCAAATAGACTGCTGAAATGTAGTGTTTAATGTAAAGAATAGCCAAGAGGGTGCCATAAACATTGGAATTGTAGTCCAATAAAGTCAATAGCTTCGGGAGTGGGCGAGAGGAGAAAAATTACAGAAAAAGGAGGAAAACAAAAATCTTTGTTAAATCATAtgcgattttttaaaaaaaactattggaAAATGAGCTTGTGCTATAAATGATAAAAACTCCTTGAATTTGAGGCACTAACCCACTGTGAGAGGAGGTGTGCAGATGTCCGTAAAcccttatatgtgtgtgtgtgtatattgagaATAAGAAGGCAGTACTCAAGTCGAGGAGGCCCACTTGGGCAATTTTCGTCAGAACCAGAGGAGATTACAGagtgatttggtagaggtgtttaaAGATATGACTGGATGGGACAGATTAGATTGAAAGAGACTGTTTCCAgcgattgaggggtctagaacattggatgtagatacaagattaaacatGAGATTtaagacagagcaggagaatcATTTTTGCATTGCAGAAGTTTGTGATTAAAGTAAAGACcatatcaacatttaagaataggttaggtggttggttgaaggaaagggagatAAATGGATATGGGAGCAGGCTGGGCTTATGAGATCAGGGCTACTGcttatgtggaggataaacagcaACATGGATTGGTTGGCTTAACAGTCTGTTTCcaagttgtaatttctatgtaatctgTGGAACCCCTTAATGAATTTATAATTCACAAGAATATCATCTTAAGAATTCACCAAGGTGCATCCTTTTTCCTTGTAATATTTTGGGATCTATGCAGGGAGAACTTTGCTTGTGCTTTGTTATAATTCTGATGTTTATTCTATACTTTGTTCCCTAACCTGCTTACTTGTCTCCCAACAGCTGTCTACACTTTGTACTTGTCTGGATAGAATTTGGGAAGACAATGGCAGTTGTGTTGTGCTGTTTTCATGGATGCAATTCATAAAAGAAGAGACGCTCTCCTTTTTACTAATTGAGTCTCCATTAGAAATCCAAAGAAACAATAAAGGCAAATCTGACTGCATTTTCTCTAATAACAAGGAAAATGAATTTGGATCGCAGGACAAAACAGAGAACTTGAAAGAAGAGTTTCCTCTTGACCCAAGGGCTATCCAGGATGTGGAGTCATGGGCTAGTGTTTTGCGTGAAATCTTGGACTTTGATCAGAATCAGCAACAGAAAACCTTTAATAGTAAGGTGTTCACCTGTAGTGTATGCTTTTGCGAAAAGCTGGGCATTGACTGCATATACTTTAAGGAGTGTAAACATGTGTACTGCAAGGCTTGTTTGAAAGAATATTTTGAGATTCAGATCCGCGATGGGAATGTTCAGTGCCTTAACTGTCCGGAGCCAAAGTGTACTTCTATTGCCACACCTGCTCAAGTAAGGTCTTTTGAATATTAATCTATGTAACTGCCTGTTCATTAATTACTTTCATTTATTTCTTAAGTGTGAATGCTATTATACAGTCACAGCATGGAAGTGGTCTGGTTGTCAGCATCTTAACTCGGAGGAGTTAGCATAAAAATGAGACAGAAACTGACTCTAACCCATAACCTCACACCCATCATAATACGTGTGTCTATCCTTCATGTGCATACATTTCCTACCTGTTGCACGTCAGGCACCACACTTCATCTATGACATCTCAGCTATCACGCTTCAGATCTGTAAAGTCAGTGTTGCACTTGATTGGCTCAAATGCTCACTTCAGAAGTTAGc
The Heptranchias perlo isolate sHepPer1 chromosome 14, sHepPer1.hap1, whole genome shotgun sequence genome window above contains:
- the rnf14 gene encoding E3 ubiquitin-protein ligase RNF14, which translates into the protein MSSRDKEEQEDELLALASIYEEDEFKRAESAQGGEISICLELPPSFKIFVHGDEQQNKKDLIEYIVSFLPPLVLNFELPPDYPSCSSPKYTLSCKWLSRVQLSTLCTCLDRIWEDNGSCVVLFSWMQFIKEETLSFLLIESPLEIQRNNKGKSDCIFSNNKENEFGSQDKTENLKEEFPLDPRAIQDVESWASVLREILDFDQNQQQKTFNSKVFTCSVCFCEKLGIDCIYFKECKHVYCKACLKEYFEIQIRDGNVQCLNCPEPKCTSIATPAQVKELVEEEMFARYDRLLLQSTLDLMTDVVYCPRTICKSVVVLEPGNTMGVCPGCHYAFCALCEMAYHGVSPCRLKAEKLSELRDEYVKSDESGKKLLEKIYGHRVIEKAMEELCSQEWLDKNSKACPRCGTHIQKENGCNKMTCTSCKKYFCWLCMSPLSRVNPYGHFSEPSSPCFNELFQGIEFEAEDEFLSDEDDDGIV